The window TGCATGGCATTGAAGGCGTGGGCCGCCTGGCGGATCTCGGTCGGTCCGGTTTCGGCCAGCGGGGCGTGGTCGATGTCGCTGCCCAGGCGCGAGGCTGCTTGCGCCAGCTGGCGGATGGGGCGGGTGGCCATGCGCGCCACCAGCCAGGCCAGCATGGCGATCAATACCAGGAACAGCAGGATGTATTGCAGTCCGAACAGGCTGGCCGGCCCGCCAGGGCCGGCGCGTGCGCGCAGGGCCGGGGGCTCGCCCGGCTGGTGCAGGCGCAGGCGCATCAGCGCCTGGTCATGCAGGCTGATGTAGATGACGCGGCAGGTATCGCGACGCGGCGCGCGGGCATCATCGGTGCGCAGGGGCGGGCATTCACTCTCGCGCTGCACGGCGATCTTGCGGTCTTCGCCCAGGCGCGCCTGCAGCATCTCGGTCAAGGGGCTGGTGCTGGGACTGGGACTGGCATCGGGGCCGATGGCGTCGTTCATGTCCTCCACCATGCGCGCCTCGAAACCGAAGTTGCTGGCGGCCTGCAGCACGATGGGGCGCTGCGCCGGGGGGATGTTGTCTACCGCCTGGACGATCTGTTCGACGCGGTCGGCCAGGTGCTGGAAGCGCAGCTCGCGCAGGGTATTGCGGCGCTCGTTGCCGGCCAGCCAGTTGGTGGCGAACACCGCCACCACGATGCCGCCCAGGAGCAGGAAGAAGATGCGGTTGCCGATGGAGCCCAGGAAATTCTTCATGCCGAGCGGCCCGCGCCTTCCGTGGTGACGGTGGTGGCCAGGACATAGCCCTCGTTGCGCACGGTCTTGATGATGGTGGGGGTGCGCGCATCATCGCCCAGTTTCTGGCGCAGCCGGCTGATCTGGATATCCACCGACCGGTCGAAGGGATCGGATTCGCGGCCCTGGGTCAGTTCCAGCAACTGGTCACGGTTGAGCACCCGGTTGGGATGGTCGAGGAAGACCTTGAGCAAGCGGAACTCCGCGCCCGACAAGGCCACCACCACGCCATCCCGGTTCACCAGGTGGCGTGCGGTCAGGTCCAGGGTCCAGCCGGCAAAGCGCATGGCGGCCACGTCCGGCTGGGCCATGTTGGGCGGCAATGCCTGGGTGCGACGCAGGACGCTGCGGATGCGGGCAAACAGTTCGCGTGGTTCGAAGGGCTTGGCCAGGTAATCATCGGCGCCCATCTCCAGCCCGAGGATGCGGTCCAGCGGCTCGCCGCGCGCGGTCAGCATGATCACCGGCACCGACGACGTGGCGCGCAGGTTGCGGCACAGGGTCAGGCCGTCTTCTCCTGGCAGGGTCAGGTCCAGCACGATCAGGTCTACCCGCGACTCTTCCAGCACGCGGCGCATTTCGCTGCCATTGGTGGCGGTGAGCGTGCGCAGGCCATTGCTGTCCAGGTATTCGGCCAGCAGGGTGCGGATGTCGCGGTCGTCATCGACGACGAGGATGTGAGTATTTGTATCCATGGGTCGCATTATGCCGAACTTGTCCGGGCGTGCAGGGCGGATTTGTATCGGGTCTTTACAAGGAGCGGGGTAGAAATAAAACGATACCTGGGCGGCCTGCGTATATACAAAACGATACAAATGACGCCACAGCAGAAAAATCCCCGATACACGCCGCCGGTTTAATGGGAACCGTGCCAAGACGGCATGTCGCTGTCCAACGCATTACAGAGCACCACCCCTGAAAGGAGCAAGCCATGTTGACAATCAAGAACCGTATCCTCTCCGGCATCGCCGCCGTGAGCATCAGCGCCGTGACCCTGTCGGCCTTCGCCCAGATGCCCCCGGGCGGCCCGCAAGGCCATCCGCCCAGCCCCGAGCAGGTCGCCAAGTTCGAGCAGATGCGCGCCAAGCACCAGGCCGAGCTGCACGACAAGCTCAAGATCACCGCCTCCCAGGAAGCCGCCTGGAAGCTCTTCCTGGACAAGACCAAACCGGCCCCGTTCGACCAGGCTGGCCGTCCGAACAAGGACGAATGGGCCAAGCTGTCCACCCCGGAGCGCCTGGACAAGCAGCTGGACATGATGCGCAAGCGTGAAGCCTTCGCCGAACAGCGTATCGCCGCCACCAAGGACTTCTACGCCACCCTGTCGCCGCAACAGCAGAAGATCTTCGACGCCGAGCACGCCAAGATGGAACGCCATCGCTGGGAAAAGATGGAGCACATGCGTCGTGGTGATCGCAAGGGCCCGCCCCATGACGGCAACCCGGCTCCGGTTGCGCCTCCGGCCAACTGATCCAGGCCCGGCAGGAGAGGCCCTGGACGCCGGCTCAGGCCTGATGCCGGCGCCCAGGGTGGTGTCACTGCGCAGCCTTGCGTATCCCGCGCAAGGCTGTTCTCGTTGGTTCTCGTTCGTTCCCGTCGGCACATCGTGCAATACGCGCAATAGCTGGGTACACTGCGTGCCAGCCCGGCTGCTGGGTGGCATGCTGACAATGTTGCACGCCTGTCAGCCTGTTCGGAGAGAATAAAGGCGGGCGGCCCGGTTCCGACTGGAGGGCCGGCCTCCCTTTATGCTTTCGGGTTGCGCCCAGGCGCACCACAAGAAGACAACGCAGACAACGCAGACAAATTCTGGCGGGTCGCCATGGTGGCGGCCCGTTGACGTGATGACTTGATGACGTGATCGGTCCACTGGTTTCCCTGACATGACAAATACTCCCAATCCCCACCCGCCTTCTCCCTCCAACGCATCCGCCCGGGGCAGCATCCTGCGCCGCTGGTGGTTCTGGGTGCTGGTAGCGGCGCTGGCGGCCGGTGGCGGCTACAAGATGTGGTCCAAGAAGAAGGCAGAACAAGAGCAGATGGCGGCCATGGGCGGGCCGGGTGGTCGTCCGGGGCCAGGGGCAGCGGGCGCACGCCGCCCAGGCGGACCCGGCGCCTTCGGCCCGCAGACCATGCCGGTGGGCGTGGCCAAGGCGCGTCTGCAAGACGTCAATGTCTTCCTCAACGGCCTGGGCGCGGTGACGCCCACGGCCACCGCTACCGTGCGGGCGCGCGTGGACGGCCAATTGATGAAGCTGCACTACAAGGAAGGCCAGGTCGTCAAGGCCGGCGACCTGCTGGCCGAGATCGATCCGCGCTCGTTGCAGGCCGCGCTGACCCAGGCCGAAGGCCAGCTGGCGCGCGACCGCGCCTTGCTGGCCTCGGCCCGGCTGGACCTCAAGCGCTACCAGACCCTGCTGGCGCAGGACTCGATCGCCAGCCAGCAGGTCGATACCCAGGTGGCCCTGGTCAAGCAATACGAAGGTACGGTCAAGGCCGACGAAGGCAACGTGGCCAGCGCCCGCCTGCAACTCTCGTTTACCCGCGTGACCGCGCCCATCAGCGGCCGCCTGGGTCTGCGCCAGGCCGACGTGGGCAACAACGTCACCACCAGCGATACCAACGGCCTGGTCATCATCACCCAGTTGCAGCCGATCACGGCCATTTTCAGCATCCCCGAAGACAATATCCCCAAGGTCTTGCAGCAATTGCAGAGCGGCCGCAAGCTGCCGGCCCAGGCCTGGGACCGTGAGCAGAAGAACAAGCTGGCCGATGGCGTGCTGCTGACCATCGACAACGTGGTCGACGCCACGACCGGCACGGTCAAGCTCAAGGCCCAGTTCCCCAATACGGATTACGCGCTCTTCCCCAGCCAGTTCGTCAATATCCGCCTGCAGCTCAATACCGAGCAGGGCGCCACCGTCATTCCCACGGCAGCCATCCAGCGCGGTTCCAAGGGCCTGTTCGTCTACGTGGTCAAGGACGACAGCAGCGTCACCGTGCGGCCGGTCAAGACCGGTCCGGTGCAGGATGACCTGACCGTCATCACCGACGGCGTGAGCGCGGGCGAGACCGTGGTCATCGATGGCATCGACCGTCTGCGCGAAGGCGCGAAGGTGGAAGCGGTGGCGCGAGGCGGTGCGGATGATCCGGCCAACAAGCTCACCACCGAGAATCCCGAACGCCGCCATGGCAAGCGCGGCCAGGGCAATCCGGGCGCGCAGGCTGGCGCTGGCGGTGATGCAGGGCAGGGCGCTCAGGGCGGCATGAGCCCGGAAGAACGCCAGAAGCGCTGGGCCGAACTCAACAAGCGCATCGACGCTGGCGAATTCGGCGAAGAGATCAAGAAGCTGCCCGAAGACCAGCGCCGCCAGAAGATGATGGAGCTGCGCCGCCAGCGTGAAGCCGCCGGCAATGGCAATGGCAATGCCGCCAAATAAGCAGGACCACGCATGAATCCCTCACGCCAGTTCATCCTGCGGCCAGTCGCCACTTCCTTGCTGATGCTGGCGATCCTGCTGGTGGGCATCGTGGCCTACCGGCTCTTGCCGCTGTCGGCCCTGCCCGAAGTCGATTACCCGACCATCCAGGTGGTCACGCTCTATCCCGGCGCCAGTCCCGATGTGATGACCTCCTCGGTCACCGCACCGCTGGAACGCCAGTTCGGCCAGATGCCGGGCTTGAAGCAGATGTCGTCCACCAGCTCCGGCGGGGCCTCGGTGATCACGCTGCAATTCAACCTCGACCTGAGCCTGGACATCGCCGAACAGGAAGTGCAGGCCGCCATCAATGCCGGCAGCAACCTCCTGCCCTCGGACCTGCCGATGCCGCCGGTCTACAGCAAGGTCAACCCTGCTGATACGCCCATCATCACGCTGGCGGTGACTTCCAACACCATGCCCCTGCCCAAGGTGCAAGACCTGATCGATACCCGTATCGCCCAGAAGATCTCACAGCTCTCCGGAGTGGGCCTGGTGAGCCTGTCGGGCGGCCAGCGCCCGGCTGTGCGCATGCAATTGAATCCCCGCGCCGTGGCAGCGCTGGGCCTGAACCTGGATGATGTGCGCACCGCCATCGGCAACGCCAACGTCAACCAGGCCAAGGGCAGCTTCGACGGTCCCACGCGCGCCTCCACCATCGACGCCAATGACCAGCTGCGTTCAGCCGATGAATACCGCAACCTGATCATCGCCTACAAGAATGGCGCGCCCATCCGCGTCTCGGATGTGGCCGATGTGGTCGATGGGGCCGAAAACGTGCGCCTGGGCGCCTGGGCCAATACCCAGCCGGCGGTGATCGTGAACATCCAGCGCCAGCCTGGCGCCAACGTGATCGCCGTGGTCGACAGCATCAAGAAGATCCTGCCGCAGTTGCAGGCCAGCCTGCCGGGCGCCATCGATGTCCACATCCTGACCGACCGCACCACCACCATCCGCGCCTCGGTGGACGATGTGAAATTCGAGCTGCTGCTCTCGGTGGCGCTGGTGGTGATGGTGATCTTCGTCTTCCTGCGCAATGTGCCGGCCACCATCATCCCCAGCGTGGCGGTGCCGCTCTCGCTGGTGGGGACCTTTGCCATCATGTATCTGGCCGGCTTCTCGATCAACAACCTCACGCTCATGGCGCTGACCATTGCCACCGGCTTCGTGGTCGATGACGCCATCGTGATGATCGAGAACATCTCGCGCTACATCGAAGAGGGCATGAAGCCCATGCAGGCCGCGCTGAAGGGGGCCGAACAGATCGGCTTCACCATCATCTCGCTGACCTTCTCGCTCATCGCCGTGCTCATCCCCTTGCTCTTCATGGGCGATGTGGTGGGCCGCCTGTTCCATGAATTCGCGGTCACGCTGGCCGTGTCCATCCTGATCTCGGCAGTGGTCTCGCTCACGCTCACGCCCATGATGTGCGCGCGCCTGCTGCGCCATCAGCCGGAAGAACAGCAGGGCTGGTTCTATCACAAGAGCCAGCAGTTCTTCGACCGCATCATTGCGCGCTATGGCGTCATGCTGCAATGGGTGCTGGCGCGCCAGAAGCTGACACTGCTGGTGGCCGCCGCCACGCTGGGCTTGACGGTGTTGCTGTACGTGTTCGTGCCCAAGGGTTTCTTCCCCTTGCAGGACACCGGCGTCATCCAGGGGATATCCGAGGCCACGCAATCGATCTCCTTCTCCGCCATGGGCGAGAAGCAGCAGCAGCTGGCCAAGGTCGTGCTGCAAGACCCGGCCGTGGAGAGCCTGACCTCCTTCATCGGCGTGGATGGCACCAATGCCACCCTCAACAGTGGCCGCATGCTCATCAACCTCAAGCCCCATGACGTGCGCGAGGTCTCGGCCACGGACGTGATCCGCCGGCTGCAAGGCAAGCTGGCCGCCGAGGTGCCGGGCATCACGCTCTACATGCAACCGGTGCAGGACCTGACCATCGAGGATAGCGTCTCGCGCACGCAATACCAGTTCACGCTGGAAGACGCCGATCCCGCGGTGCTGAGCACCTGGGTGCCCAAGCTGATCGCCCGTCTGCAACAGCAGAGCGAGCTGGCCGATGTGGCCACCAACCTGCAGGACCAGGGCTTGCAGGCCTACATCGAGATCGACCGCAATGCCGCCTCGCGCCTGGGCATCACCACCGCGGCCATCGACAATGCGCTCTACAATGCCTTCGGCCAGCGCCTGATCTCCACCATCTATACGCAATCCAACCAGTACCGCGTGGTGATGGAAGTCAAGCCCGAGTTCCAGCATGGTCCGGCGGCGCTGGACAGCATCTACCTGGTGACCTCCGGCGGCGGCAAGGTCCCCTTGTCGTCGATCGCCACGGTGACCGAACGTACCGCGCCGCTGGTGGTGAACCACATCGGCCAGTTCCCGGCCGCCACCGTGTCGTTCAACCTGGCCAAGGGCGCGTCATTGGGCGAGGCGGTCAAGGCCATCAAGGCCGCCGAAGAAGAGATCGGCATGCCGGCCTCCACCGTCACCAACTTCCAGGGCGCGGCGCTGGCCTTCCAGGCGTCGCTGTCCAATACCCTGTGGCTGATCCTGGCGGCCATCGTGACGATGTACATCGTGCTGGGCGTGCTCTATGAGAGCTACATCCATCCCATCACCATCCTCTCCACGCTGCCCTCGGCAGGGGTCGGGGCCTTGCTCTCGCTGATGATCTCGGGCACCGACCTGGGCATCATCGGCATCATCGGCATCATCCTGCTCATCGGCATCGTCAAGAAGAACGCCATCATGATGATCGACTTTGCGCTGGAAGCCGAGCGGCACGAGGGCAAGAGCCCGCGCGAGGCGATCTACCAGGCCTGCCTGCTGCGCTTCCGTCCCATCCTGATGACCACCATGGCGGCCTTGCTGGGCGCGTTGCCGCTGATGCTGGGAACCGGTGTGGGCTCCGAGCTGCGCCAGCCGTTGGGCATCACCATGGTGGGCGGCTTGCTGGTGTCGCAGGTGCTCACGCTCTTCACCACACCGGTGATCTACCTCGGCTTCGACAGCCTGGGGCGCCGCCTGCGCGCGCGCTTCGGCCAGCGTGCGCCAGGGCCGGGCGGCGGCGATGACGAAGGCAAGCCGGCCGCCCTGCCGCCGGCGGTGTAAGCGGATCGACGCATGAATATCTCGCTTCCCTTCATCCAGCGGCCCATTGCCACGACGCTGCTGACCATCGGCATCGCCCTGGCCGGCATCGTGGCCTTCCGCCTGCTGCCGGTGTCGCCGCTGCCGCAGGTGGACTATCCGACCATCTCGATCTCGGCCTCGATGCCCGGGGCCAGTCCCGAGACCATGGCCGCGACCGTCGCCACGCCGCTGGAACGCGCCATGGGGGCGATTGCGGGCGTGACCGAGATGACCTCGACCAGCTCGCAGAACTCCACCCGCATCACCTTGCAGTTCGACCTGAGCCGCGACATCGACGGCGCCGCCCGCGACGTGCAGGCCGCGCTCAATGCGGCGCGCAACCTGCTGCCCACTGGCATGCCGAGCAATCCGACCTATCGCAAGGTCAACCCGGCGGACGCGCCCATCCTGATCCTGGCCATGACCTCCGACACCATGACCCAGGGCCAGATGTATGACGCCGCCGACAGCATCGTGGCGCAGAAGCTCTCGCAGGTGCGCGGGGTAGGGCAGGTCAGCGTGGGCGGCAGCTCGCAGCCGGCGGTGCGCATCGAGTTGAATCCGACCGCGCTCAACAAGTACGGTATCGGCACGGCCGATGTGCGCACCGCCGTGGCGGCCACCAATGCCAATCGTCCCAAGGGCCTGCTGGAAGACCAGGATCGCAACTGGCAGATCTACGCCAATGACCAGGCCAAGACCGCCGCTGAATATGCGCCGCTGATCGTCTCCTACCGCAACGGCACGCCGGTGCGGGTGCAGGATGTGGCCGAGGTGCGCGATTCGGTGGCTGATGTGCGCAATGCCGGTTCGTCCAATGGCAAGCCCTCGGTGCTGATCATCATCAACCGCCAGCCCGGCGCCAACATCATCGACACCGTCGATAACGTGCGCGAGCTGTTGCCGCAGTTACAGGCCTCGATCCCCTCGGCCATCGACATGAAGGTGGTGCTGGACCGCACCCCCACCATCCGCGCCTCGTTAAAGGAAACCGAGTTCACCCTGATCCTCTCGGTGGCGCTGGTGATCATGGTGGTGTTCCTGTTCCTGCGCAATGCACGCGCCACGCTGATCCCGGCGGTGGCGGTGCCGGTCTCGCTGATCGGCACCTTTGGCGTGATGTACCTGGCCGGCTTCAGCCTGGACAACCTCTCGCTCATGGCGCTGACCATCGCCACCGGCTTCGTGGTCGATGACGCCATCGTGGTGCTGGAAAACATCTCGCGCCACATCGAGTCGGGCATGAAACCCTACAAGGCCGCCCTGCTGGGCGCGCGCGAGGTGGGCTTCACGGTGCTGTCCATGAGCATTTCACTCATTGCCGTGTTCATTCCCATCCTGATGATGGAGGGGATTGTCGGACGGCTCTTCCGCGAGTTCGCCATCACCTTGTCGGTGGCCATCCTGGTCTCGCTGGTGGTTTCGCTGACCACCACGCCGATGATGTGCGCGCAGTTGCTGCGCCATGATCCCGCCGCTGACGAAGCACGCCGCCAGCGCCGTCATCCCTGGTTGCAGAAGATCGCCGACCAGAGCGCGGCCATCTTCGAGGACATGCTGCTGGCCTATCAGCGCACGCTGGCCTGGGCGCTGCGGGCGGCGCCCTTGATGATGCTGATCCTCTTGGCCACCATCGCCCTGAACGTCTACCTGTACAAGGCCATTCCCAAGGGCTTCTTCCCGCAGCAGGACACCGGCCGGCTGGTGGGCGGCATCCGCGGCGACCAGGCCATCTCCTTCCAGGCCATGCGCACCAAGCTCAATGAATTCATCGACATCGTCCGGGCCGATCCGGCCGTCTCCGATGTGGTCGCCTTTACCGGCGGGCAGCGGCGCAATGGCGGCTTCATGTACGTGACCCTGAAGCCGCTGAGCGAACGCAAGGACAGCGCCGACAAGGTGGTGGCGCGCTTGCGCATCAAGACCGCCAAGGTGGCCGGTGCGCGGGTGTTCCTGGTGCCGGTGCAGGATATCCGCATCGGCGCGCGACAGAGCGATTCGCAATATGAATACTCGCTCAAGTCCGATGACGTGGGCCTCTTGCGCATCTGGGAGCCCAAGATCCGCCTGGCCCTGTCCAACCTCAAGGAGCTGGAAGACATCAGCACCGACCAGCAGGACAACGGCCTGCAGACCACGCTGACCATCGACCGCGAGACCGCCATGCGCGCAGGCGTCACGCCGCAGTTGATCGATTCCACCCTGTCTGACCTGTTCGGGCAGCGCCAGATCTCGACCATCTACAGCGGCATGAACCAGTACCACGTCGTGATGGAAGCTGCGCCGCAATACTGGCAGAGCCCGGAAACCCTGCGCGATACCTATGTCAGCCTGGCCGGTTCTTCCAACCTCTCGCCGACCACGTCCAGCCTGTCCACGCCGCCGGCGCTGTCGGCCTCGGGCAAGTTGAACGCCAATACCGGCCTGGCCCAGACCATCTCCACCGCACCGTCACGGCAGATCCCACTGGCGGCCTTCTCGCGTTTCGAGCCGACCACCACCTCCTTGTCGGTCAGCCACGAAGGACAGTTCGTGGCGTCCACGCTGTCCTTCAACCTGGCCGAAGGGGTCTCGTTGTCGCAGGCCACGGCGGCCATCGACCGCGCCATGGCGCAACTGGGCGTGCCCACCAATGTGCTGGGCACCTTTGCCGGCACAGCCAATGCCTTCCAGTCGTCCACGTCCAGCCAGCCGCTGCTGATCCTCACCGCCTTGCTGGCCGTGTATATCGTGCTGGGCATCCTCTATGAAAGCCTGATCCACCCCATCACCATCATCTCCACGCTGCCCTCGGCAGGCGTGGGGGCGCTGCTGGCGCTGATGGTGACGGGGACCGACTTCAGCCTCATCGCCTTGATCGGTGTGATCCTGCTCATCGGCATCGTCAAGAAGAACGCCATCATGATGGTGGACTTCGCCATCGATGCCGAACGCAATCGCGGCATGTCGCCGCGCGACGCCATCTTCGAGGCCTGCAAGCTACGCTTCCGCCCCATCATGATGACCACCATGGCGGCGCTCCTGGGCGCGATCCCCCTGGCCATCGGCCATGGGGACGGCGCAGAGCTGCGCCAGCCGCTGGGCATTTCCATCGTCGGCGGGCTGGTGGTGAGCCAATTGCTCACGCTCTATACGACACCGGTGGTGTACCTCTACATGGAACGCCTGAGCAGCTGGAGCAAGCGCCGTTTCGGCCGCAAGAACAAGACAGAAACCTCGGCCGCCTGAGCGCTGCCGTGATGGAGAAACGCATGACGCAACAAGACCTCTTCAAACTCAAGCCCTTGCTGGCGATGCTGGTGGCCAGCCTGGCGCTGGCCGCCTGCTCGGTCGGCCCCGACTACGTGCGCCCGCAGATGGACACGGGACCTGCCATCTTCAAGGAAGGCCAGAACTGGAAGCCGGCCCAGCCGCGTGACCTGGTGGCCGATGGCAAGTGGTGGGAAATGTTCGGCGACCCGCAATTGAATGCCCTGGTGGCCCAGGTGGATATCTCCAACCAGAACCTGGCCCTGGCCGAAGCCAATTTCCGCAGCGCCGTGGCGCTGGTGCAAAGTTCGCGCTCGGCCTATTCGCCTACGCTGTCGGCTTCGGCCGGGGCGTCGCGGGGCAGTTCGGGGTCGGCAGGCGCGTCTTCCTCGAACGCTGCCTCGGGCAGCAGTGCGGGGAGCGTGCGCAATTCCTATACCTTCTCGCTGACGGCTGCCTGGGAGGCGGATATCTGGGGCAAGGTGCGGCGCGATGTCGAATCCAGTCAGGCCAGCGCCCAGGCCAGTGCGGCGGACCTGGCCGCTGCGCGCCTGTCGGCACAGGCGCAGGTGGCGCAGAACTACCTGCAACTGCGCGTGCTGGACGCCCAGCAGCAATTGCTGGAAGAGACGGTGCAGGCTTACGAGCGTTCCTTGCAGGTGGCGCAGAACCAGTATGCCGCTGGCATGGTGGCCAAGTCCGACGTGATCCAGGCGCAGACGCAATTGAAATCGGCCCAGGCCTCGGCGCTGGACAATGGGGTCACCCGCGCCCAGGTCGAGCACGCCATCGCGCTGCTGGTGGGCAAGACGCCGGCGCAATTCGCGCTGCCGCGTGCTCCGCTGGCGGCCGTCGCGCCACCGGTGCCGCAGGGCGTCCCCTCGATGCTGCTGGAACGCCGTCCTGACGTGGCCGCAGCCGAGCGCCGGGTGGCCTCGGCCAATGCCAAGATCGGTGTGGCCAAGGCGGCGTATTTTCCCAGCCTGACCTTGTCCGCATCGGGCGGCTATCAGAGTTCCACCTTCGCGGACTGGTTCACGCTGCCGGGGCGCGTCTGGTCGCTGGGACCGCAGCTGGCGCAGACCATCTTCGATGGCGGTGCGCGCGCAGCGGCCACCGACCAGGCCATCGCCACCTATGACGGCACCGTGGCCACCTACAAGCAAACCGTGCTGACCGCCTTCCAGGAAGTGGAAGACAACCTGGCCGCGCTGCGCATCCTGGAGCAGGAAGCGGCAGTGCAGGGCGAGGCGCTGCAGGCTGCGCGCCAGGCAGTGACGCTGGTGAACAACCAGTACAAGGCCGGTACCGTCAGTTACGTCAATGTCATCACCGCCCAGGCCACGGCGCTGTCGGCCGAGCTGAGCTCGCTGAACATCCTCAACCGCCGCATGGCCGCCAGCGTGCTGCTGGCCAAGGCGCTGGGCGGGGGCTGGGACGAGCGCAGCCTGGACGACCTGGGGTCGCTGCAACAGCAAAGTGCAGAAAAAGCCAAAGCACTGAAAGAGAATGCCGCGCTGCGTTGAGTTGAGTAATCGGTAAGCAAGTTACGTGTGAACTAGGCGTAATCAACGGGAAGGCAGGAAGCAACTAAGGCTTCACCAGCACAGCCGGCAGCGCTCCCCGCAAGGCATTGCAGACCACGATCTCCTGCGCCGCCAGCAGGTCAGCGCGGGTGATCACGGCTTCCACGGCATCCCAGGCGGGATCGGCCAGCAGCACCCGCCGCATCACGCCCGGCAGCACGCCCGAAGAGAGGGGCGGCGTGCACCAGCGGCCAGCGATCCTGACGAAGACATTGCTGCGTCCGCCTTCGGTCAATTCATCCCGTTCATTGAAGAAGAGCATGTCGAAGCCGCCGCGCTGTTCGGCCGCTTTCCAGGCAGCGTCGTAGCGCGCGCGGCGCGTGCTCTTGTGGCGCAGGAAGAGGTCGTGGCTGTCGGTGGCGGTCTCGGCCAGGAAGATCTTGACCGGC is drawn from Herbaspirillum seropedicae and contains these coding sequences:
- a CDS encoding ATP-binding protein — its product is MKNFLGSIGNRIFFLLLGGIVVAVFATNWLAGNERRNTLRELRFQHLADRVEQIVQAVDNIPPAQRPIVLQAASNFGFEARMVEDMNDAIGPDASPSPSTSPLTEMLQARLGEDRKIAVQRESECPPLRTDDARAPRRDTCRVIYISLHDQALMRLRLHQPGEPPALRARAGPGGPASLFGLQYILLFLVLIAMLAWLVARMATRPIRQLAQAASRLGSDIDHAPLAETGPTEIRQAAHAFNAMQARIRRQIQHRTHMLAAITHDLQTPLTRMRLRLEKVSDPGLQQKLIDDLGVMHGMVREGLDLARSMDSSEKIQALDIDSLLDSVCADAADAGQDVALQGSTRAFVMAQPGALRRCLTNLIDNACKYGKSARVSIALEQQKIAIRIRDQGPGIPESELEAVFEPFYRLEASRSRDTGGTGLGLTIALNIAENHHGQLRLRNLAEGGLEVLLELPPMTPAKNR
- a CDS encoding response regulator, yielding MDTNTHILVVDDDRDIRTLLAEYLDSNGLRTLTATNGSEMRRVLEESRVDLIVLDLTLPGEDGLTLCRNLRATSSVPVIMLTARGEPLDRILGLEMGADDYLAKPFEPRELFARIRSVLRRTQALPPNMAQPDVAAMRFAGWTLDLTARHLVNRDGVVVALSGAEFRLLKVFLDHPNRVLNRDQLLELTQGRESDPFDRSVDIQISRLRQKLGDDARTPTIIKTVRNEGYVLATTVTTEGAGRSA
- a CDS encoding Spy/CpxP family protein refolding chaperone; its protein translation is MLTIKNRILSGIAAVSISAVTLSAFAQMPPGGPQGHPPSPEQVAKFEQMRAKHQAELHDKLKITASQEAAWKLFLDKTKPAPFDQAGRPNKDEWAKLSTPERLDKQLDMMRKREAFAEQRIAATKDFYATLSPQQQKIFDAEHAKMERHRWEKMEHMRRGDRKGPPHDGNPAPVAPPAN
- a CDS encoding MdtA/MuxA family multidrug efflux RND transporter periplasmic adaptor subunit, yielding MTNTPNPHPPSPSNASARGSILRRWWFWVLVAALAAGGGYKMWSKKKAEQEQMAAMGGPGGRPGPGAAGARRPGGPGAFGPQTMPVGVAKARLQDVNVFLNGLGAVTPTATATVRARVDGQLMKLHYKEGQVVKAGDLLAEIDPRSLQAALTQAEGQLARDRALLASARLDLKRYQTLLAQDSIASQQVDTQVALVKQYEGTVKADEGNVASARLQLSFTRVTAPISGRLGLRQADVGNNVTTSDTNGLVIITQLQPITAIFSIPEDNIPKVLQQLQSGRKLPAQAWDREQKNKLADGVLLTIDNVVDATTGTVKLKAQFPNTDYALFPSQFVNIRLQLNTEQGATVIPTAAIQRGSKGLFVYVVKDDSSVTVRPVKTGPVQDDLTVITDGVSAGETVVIDGIDRLREGAKVEAVARGGADDPANKLTTENPERRHGKRGQGNPGAQAGAGGDAGQGAQGGMSPEERQKRWAELNKRIDAGEFGEEIKKLPEDQRRQKMMELRRQREAAGNGNGNAAK
- a CDS encoding MdtB/MuxB family multidrug efflux RND transporter permease subunit codes for the protein MNPSRQFILRPVATSLLMLAILLVGIVAYRLLPLSALPEVDYPTIQVVTLYPGASPDVMTSSVTAPLERQFGQMPGLKQMSSTSSGGASVITLQFNLDLSLDIAEQEVQAAINAGSNLLPSDLPMPPVYSKVNPADTPIITLAVTSNTMPLPKVQDLIDTRIAQKISQLSGVGLVSLSGGQRPAVRMQLNPRAVAALGLNLDDVRTAIGNANVNQAKGSFDGPTRASTIDANDQLRSADEYRNLIIAYKNGAPIRVSDVADVVDGAENVRLGAWANTQPAVIVNIQRQPGANVIAVVDSIKKILPQLQASLPGAIDVHILTDRTTTIRASVDDVKFELLLSVALVVMVIFVFLRNVPATIIPSVAVPLSLVGTFAIMYLAGFSINNLTLMALTIATGFVVDDAIVMIENISRYIEEGMKPMQAALKGAEQIGFTIISLTFSLIAVLIPLLFMGDVVGRLFHEFAVTLAVSILISAVVSLTLTPMMCARLLRHQPEEQQGWFYHKSQQFFDRIIARYGVMLQWVLARQKLTLLVAAATLGLTVLLYVFVPKGFFPLQDTGVIQGISEATQSISFSAMGEKQQQLAKVVLQDPAVESLTSFIGVDGTNATLNSGRMLINLKPHDVREVSATDVIRRLQGKLAAEVPGITLYMQPVQDLTIEDSVSRTQYQFTLEDADPAVLSTWVPKLIARLQQQSELADVATNLQDQGLQAYIEIDRNAASRLGITTAAIDNALYNAFGQRLISTIYTQSNQYRVVMEVKPEFQHGPAALDSIYLVTSGGGKVPLSSIATVTERTAPLVVNHIGQFPAATVSFNLAKGASLGEAVKAIKAAEEEIGMPASTVTNFQGAALAFQASLSNTLWLILAAIVTMYIVLGVLYESYIHPITILSTLPSAGVGALLSLMISGTDLGIIGIIGIILLIGIVKKNAIMMIDFALEAERHEGKSPREAIYQACLLRFRPILMTTMAALLGALPLMLGTGVGSELRQPLGITMVGGLLVSQVLTLFTTPVIYLGFDSLGRRLRARFGQRAPGPGGGDDEGKPAALPPAV